aatataatttttatataaacctttcaaatatatatatagaaaaaaaacCCACTTGTACTGTATATGATATATACCTAACAAAGATTTTGACCCCTAGCTTTGTTTAGGCAGGAGgattcattttaaaaattaatcaaGCCAATAGGCCATGGCCCTTAAATGAAGAGCTGGAGAGAAACACAAGTAGAGATGGAGAGAAACACACAGAAAATGAAGAGCTCAGTAATTTTTCCCAGAGGCTCATCTGTCCTACTAGTCATTCTCCTTTCAACAATTTGCTTGGTCACAGAAGCCCAGCAATGCCGTCCAAGCGGCAGAATTAGAGGAAGGCAGCCTCCTCCTGGACAGTGCAACCAGGAGAACGACTCTGACTGCTGTGTAGAAGGCAAAATGTACCCAACCTACCGATGCTCGCCCCCATTGTCCCGGCATACCAAGGCCTACCTCACTCTCAACAGCTTCGAGGCAGGCGGCGATGGGGGCGGTCCATCGGAATGTGACAACAAATACCACAATGACAGCAACCGAGTTGTGGCTTTGTCCACTGGATGGTACAACAACGGAGGAAGGTGCCATAACCACATCAGAATTGATGGTAACGGGCGCAGTGTGGTGGCCATGGTGGTGGATGAGTGTGACTCTATGGAGGGATGTGATGTGGATCATGATTATCAACCTCCATGTCCTAACAACATTGTTGATGCCTCAAAGGCTGTTTGGGAAGCATTGGGTGTGCCTCGAGGCCAATGGGGTGGCTTAGATATCACATGGTCTGATGCTTAGTTACATTACTGTCTGTTGCTTGATGTCTTTTTATGGTGGAATGTGTTCTTAGCAGTTCTTTAATGTATTAGCTATATTGAATCTTCTGTTAATGTGACACGGAATTTTTGTCTGCGCATGGTGTGCATGCCTCTGTTTTCAACcgtctctttttgttttcctagAACGACAAAGCATGATAAGTGTCGGGAAAAGTGGCTTGATCTTTCTTCTGTCGGTGGCCGAAATTGTAGAAAACACATGAAAAGGTCGAAAGGTGAATTGgggaaatgaaaaagaaactaggggAAGTCTATAACATAACAAGTCACATGGTCCAACAAGAGAAAATTTCAAACCAAATTTAGTATATCTAAAGATGAAAGTGAATTGAAACCGAGAATGGTACAAGAATGCTAAATTTCAAactaaattttgaataaaCTAGAGAAATATGAGTACATCCCCAATGTCTACAATGGATAAATGAAGTTAGAATTATCAAAGGCCAGAATAAGCTGGCTTCTGTTTTCCATCATCGATGCTCCAATGAATAATAGGTTCGACCAGCCATGAATGAAACTGAAACGTACATACAACGCCCATGTAAATAAAACAAGTCACCCTCGCATTAAATCAATGTCAACATGAGTGTTACGAATGTCCAACGGCCGTGATGCCTGCCACGCCGCCAATGAAGCGCTTTGAGAAAGACTTTGATCTTGTGAAATGCTATTTAGCGCAACTGAATTGTCGACTGTCTGATGGTCCAAGTCTGTGGCACCTTCTACAGCTTCCCTTTTCTTGCTCTTTGTCTTTGAGCTACCCCATATGAAGCTACCTACTATCACCTGGCATCAACCATCGTGTGTTTCAGCCTCAAAATTAACAAAGAGAGGGAAGAAAAACAACGATAACTCCTTTATGGCATTTGCTAAGCTACTGTAGCATTTAGATGACTGCAATGGTGCTCTTTTGGTTCAATTTGtgacatgaaatgaaatgatggTTGAATTTAATTTACCACAACTAAATAGCCAAAAACTATCCTGGCATGTTTCTGTTCTGTTGAACTCATCACCTCGCTACTCTATGTGACTACCATTTATGGTAACGGTTACAATATTTGTAAAGAAAACAGCACCAGTCCCTTAATTTCCATGTTGAAAAGATCAATTGGCAATTCATAGgaatgaaaacaatttattgAGTGAACACAATGATCGAAGGCCAAAGCAATGAAGAAGTTATTACCTGAACAGGGCTTGCTGCAATAAGCATCCCCCCTACGCCTCCACCAATGACACGACCATCAGGACTAGCAAGGGAGACACTCAGACCGCCAGTTCGGTTCCGGGAGCCACCACTTTCAGTGAGCAAGTAAGAGCCTGACAGACATATTATCTCGAACCGTCCCTAAAGAAGTTACAATCCAAAAGACAAGCAACTGTTTATTAtcagaaaatagaaaaataagattCAAAGAAGATAAAAGGAATTGATATTACTAGAAcaatacatataaaaaattgaactgTCAAAGTTTTTAACTGAAAGAAAACAGAAGGATAAATGAAAAGGTACATACATAAAAGTGTGTCAGTGTGCGTATGCATGCACACACATGTTTGTGCATGAACGATTTCAGGACAAAATTACCACAAACATAACACATATgctaattttgaattattttcctGGCAACATATAGTTTTTTAGCAGAAATTTATGATGACTAACAAAAATGAGAATGCCTTTTATATTTGCCTTGCATATAAGACAAGCTTCAACCAACCTTTCATGACAAGGCTCTGAAGTTGATGAGCCCAGTTTCCCGGCATCACCTCATAACCATAAACATTACAATATACAAGAACATTTAGCCTATAATGACTCTTGAACCTTCACAAGggattaaaaaatttattactCATCTACTACACACAGCTCATAACTGAGCTAGAAGTGGAATATGATAAAGTGTTCACACCTCATATGTGACTGTACCACCAGAAGTTGAGGGCTGACGAAGTGTCACGGTAGAGACAGCACCATTGGCTGACAAGATACACAGAGCTCTTGGCCCCAGCTGTGAAAAcgacattatttttgttgcaaTGTCCtacaaaaaaagataaacagATTTAAGAAAGAAACTGCTTAAATACATCAACTATTTAAAAAGATACTGTACCACCTAATGTTTttagtaatttaaaaaaaaaaaatcaaacttcaaaaagaaatatgtatACAAAATGATAGGATTGAATGCAAAAATTTGATTGCCAATATAGCAATAATAACAGAAAAATTATCACACCAGTTAATATGAAGAACCTCAATGTTTATTCCTTTTCCCATCAGATTTTGCATTGATTTCATTTAAGTAATGATCATCATACTTTGGCAGTTCGTGGTGCTCCTTTGAAACTTTGCTTGTCTTATACTATATACAAGCCAACCCACATCAAAATCATGGCCACCTCAAAACTACCAAACTCAAACTGACTCGAAAGCTTGGCTCATTACGGTAAAATGTATTCTTTAATGTAATTATTATGTATAATATCTATACCTCTACATAAttacatataaataataatataaaaagtaCTATGTcaacataaacaaatatatagaCATCTATATAACAAATGAGCCGGCATATGACTCATGAATCAGGCCTCATCAAGCTCAGGCGTCTGAGCTACTCAATTCGATTGCAGACCTAATCAGAATCTATTCCACGTATGAAAGGTTACAACACAAAgtgaaagaaataaataaaaactagcATATAAATGGCATCCAGCTGCCTGCCCAATGACACCATATCTTGGCCACCTTAGTTTATCAACAGAGAACTATTCATGGCAAAAGAATTGTAAGTGCTTGCATAtaggaatatatatttatgagaTAATGACATACTTCTCCCATTGCAATGGTGATAATATGAGGAGTAAAACCCATCCCAGCCGAACCAGACAGCAATTCACCTAGCAAAACAATCAACCATTTTGCAACATCATTCCCATACCAACAGGTGCCAATGCAGCAAGAAGCATATATTTAAACTACACATGTCATATGAATCCCCTTTAAACCAATCTACCCCACATGGAAGAATGCTGCTCTCACAGACAACTAAATTAGTAAAATGTAGCTGTTATGTTTGGTATAGACAATCCACATCGAAATTTGTCAAGCCGAAATCAAAAGCATAAAAAGATTGTAAAAAGAGGTGCTAATGTAGGAAGCATGGTTCAAAGTTATATTGAATATGTAATTAGATAACCACTTGATTCATTGGCTTCCTGCTTATTATTTAGCATCTTCGATGGGTTCACAGTAAGGATTAAGCTACCAAGGACAAAAATTCGCAATTTTTTTCTGCAGCATCAAATGCTGCAACTTCTCTCTGGATTGCTAAGAAATTTGTATTTCATGACCTTTCTAACCATTGCTGTGTCTACCTGTATATGATCCaaagtttttcaaaaatttctgTCCAACCCAGTAAATTCCTTTTATTGAAAATGTAGCGACTACATAATTCCACATTTTAGCGCCCTTGCAGGGTTCCATATGGCTCATAGTTTACCCTAAATTCTGTTTCACCCCTAGAGTATCCTGTCTACTAaattttgcaattttgttGAGATAGTGTACATCAAACGAGTCGGAATGTCAGTGTATTTACTTCTGCTAATGAACATTCTAGTTATAGGCAGATTTGAACTAGCAACTAATCCCAGAGAGTGCACAACTAAAGCAGATCATATGACAATGTAAAAAGATGCATTATACTCTAACAAAAGTCTCTGAGGTTTCTCTTAACTTAATACCCAcaccataaaattaaaaatcccTTCAACAAGCTATCACCAGAATTAGCAAACAACTACAAGTCACCCATTAATCAATGTCAATGTCAACAACATACAGAAACTGAAATTGCTATTGAAACTTACCAAGAGATGCTAACTGCTGCTTCTTCCCAGACCCTGGTGGCCGCCCTCTACCTCGCTTTGGTGTTGATGTTACCATCCCGGGATTAGCAGATGATGAAGGAGACAATGCCAATGAAACAGTCCCATCAGGTCCATATTTCCGAGGtcttcctcttttccttttcacaGGTTCACCTGGTGGCAGCATAGATGGTACACCCACATTGACACCATGAGGTGTAATACCTGAAGAAGGCTCTATCGGTAATGCTGAACCAATGTTACCGCCCCCAAGATTGGATTGAAATGCTGTGTTTGGATTAGATAAGGGATGAATGCCTTGTGATCCATGTAAACCAGACTGTGTTAGTCCTCTTGATGTAAAGTAAGAGGCTGACCCTGATAATGCCATAGGGTCCCTCCGATCCATGCATTTATTCAGCTATCTTTCAAAAGAAACTCTGACCCCAACCTTGCAACTCAATGTAATGTCTCCTCCTGCTCTAACATTCACTACTCGGTACAAAGACAAGCTCTACAGAGAAGCACAAAATTCAGAAGAATGTGACACAATTTGCAAATACTAGACAAGAATCCTTCAGGAAATTGAATGTAGACTCTGTTTTTAAACTCGAATATCTACAATAAAAAGTCTTATGAAATAGTAATAAGCATTTTTAGATTGAAAAGTTCTGCTTCCAGGCAAAAACATTGTTTAAAGAACTGCAACATTTTACATGTGTTCAAGAATGGAGCATAACAAAATCCATATCTTGATACCAAATTTCACAGATGAAGCTTTTCAAAACtatatatgaaattaaaaactaagAGAAACAGAAGGAACTTCATAGACCTTCGGATGCTTAAGAAAGAACTatgaaaagcaaaacaaaattatgcaAAATATTAAAGGGAACAGAATTAGAGCAAAAGGCAAAACTTTTAGCAACCAAGAAagcaagagaaaaagaagttcaaagttcaaaggctaataatattaataagtTAGACAAAAGACAAAGAGGGAAGCTACTTTTACAGCTTACCAAACCAAGGGAAACAATAAAAAGGCTTCATGCTGAAGGCAAAGAACAGAGAGACTGAAACAGGTCCACTGTCACCAACCCATTATAAAGCCTTTGACACCAAGCATCTTCAAAGGCAACCCCATAACCATATACACACAAAGCTCAACTCTTCAAGTTCAACCTTCAACACCACCCCTCTCCAAAAATTtacagttaaaaaaaaaaccacaaattTAAGTCAATGCCAATATATACGCCACAACAAACTCAAACCCAGTTCTTGTTTAGCACCACAAAGTGTGAGGAAGCAAAAGATAACCCAAGAAGTAAACAGTCAAAAAAGACCGAGTCAAAGTGGCATTTTTCAAACAGGTTAAAGGTCAGACTGTTTTGCACTCTCTGTGCTTCTCTAGGTCTATAACTAAGAAAAGGGCAGGAACTTTGAATGTgtaggagggagagagagacaaagaggaaaagagagagatttttgAAAGGGCATTAAAGGTCGAACAGTTTTTTGGGAAATGCACAAAGGAGGAGGTCATTCGGTGTGTGAAAGAGAGCGGTATTTACTACTGGGTTTAGCACAAGTCCTTATCTGAATGCGTTTCTCTAGGATGAAGTTTACTCTCTGAGAAAAAGCTgcttatctctctctctctctcgtgttTGTGACACAAGTGGAAGTGGGTGATGATCCTtcctttgctttgctttgctttcccTTATTGGACTATTCATGGGATAGAGTTTgagaagcaaacaaaaacttgacAGAAAAAGCACTTCTTCTTTGGATAATaccaatattttatttattttttcctacATTTAtagattttccttttttcttattatatttataaggattttctttaaaattaattttggatatgtaTAACCCTTTGAGGTTGGGTATGTTAAGGAACTCTATCCTACGCGCAGATAAGGGCGTGCGATACATGTGCCTTAGCCCATGTTGTATTGTATCCTATGGAGATATCTATAAATAAAGTTATACACCACCCCGTTAATTAGGTGTGCGACTCGAGTCGGGTCAACCCAAATATGCCCGAGTTCAACCCGACTTTTTAATACGGGTAGGTAGATTGGAATTAGGTAAACTTCCGTTCAAACTTAACTCCACCttaatttgatcatttttaaatattgttAACACAtgaaaatataacaaataatttgatatttaAGTTAAACTTGTGTCTACGCCAGTTAACActcataaaatttatttaatgaatctTGACAGTTAACACTCATAAAGTTTATTAATAATTTGCAAGTGatgatttcttctctcttaaTTTAGATCTCATTGTCACATCTCGTCGAATCTCACCAAAATTGATCTAATTGAGCTGATCTCTCAATGAACTATTCATagtcaattaaaattttaaatgattCATCATCGGTCTTCAAAATGACAATTCAATTGCTAGGTTTAACTAGAATCCAAATTGAACA
The Prunus dulcis chromosome 2, ALMONDv2, whole genome shotgun sequence DNA segment above includes these coding regions:
- the LOC117618483 gene encoding AT-hook motif nuclear-localized protein 9, translating into MDRRDPMALSGSASYFTSRGLTQSGLHGSQGIHPLSNPNTAFQSNLGGGNIGSALPIEPSSGITPHGVNVGVPSMLPPGEPVKRKRGRPRKYGPDGTVSLALSPSSSANPGMVTSTPKRGRGRPPGSGKKQQLASLGELLSGSAGMGFTPHIITIAMGEDIATKIMSFSQLGPRALCILSANGAVSTVTLRQPSTSGGTVTYEGRFEIICLSGSYLLTESGGSRNRTGGLSVSLASPDGRVIGGGVGGMLIAASPVQVIVGSFIWGSSKTKSKKREAVEGATDLDHQTVDNSVALNSISQDQSLSQSASLAAWQASRPLDIRNTHVDIDLMRG